The following coding sequences lie in one Cloeon dipterum chromosome 1, ieCloDipt1.1, whole genome shotgun sequence genomic window:
- the LOC135943042 gene encoding uncharacterized protein LOC135943042, with translation MASINEIDSLPADSFYVKLQPYIRSNEQVDEHSNRFDARKNAERAANTAEERKCERCQCKYRVEMDSNGVPKPLDAKNLCQFHPGKPFFSRNYGETIYSCCEAFVDELNYNLDGDEEDYCKTHNYHVSEYSEFFTKESEIVSTASSSGSNKAVYALDCEMCVTVNGYECCRVTVVDERNVVVYESLVKPEDFIIDYVTKFSGINEETMEKGPSKSLKEVQDDLLEFIKEDTILMGHSVNNDLKSLKLRHDMLVDTVIVFPHRDSYKRNSLRWLADRKLGRNIQQGWQP, from the exons ATGGCTTCTATTAATGAAATCGACTCGTTGCCAGCAG ATTCATTTTACGTGAAGCTGCAGCCTTACATCCGGAGCAATGAGCAAGTAGACGAGCACTCGAACCGTTTCGACGCCAGGAAAAACGCAGAGAGAGCTGCAAACACGGCGGAGGAGCGCAAGTGCGAGCGCTGCCAATGCAAATACAGAGTGGAAATGGACTCGAACGGCGTCCCGAAGCCCCTCGACGCGAAAAATCTGTGCCAATTTCACCCAGGCAAACCGTTCTTCAGCCGCAACTACGGTGAAACCATTTACTCGTGCTGCGAGGCGTTTGTGGACGAGCTGAACTACAATCTCGATGGTGACGAAGAAGATTATTGCAAGACGCACAACTACCACGTGTCTGAATATTCGGAATTTTTTACCAAGGAGAGTGAAATCGTGTCCACCGCAAGTAGCAGTGGATCAAATAAAGCAGTGTACGCGCTCGACTGCGAAATGTGCGTCACTGTAAACGGTTACGAGTGCTGCAGAGTCACCGTCGTGGACGAGAGAAATGTTGTCGTCTACGAGTCGCTGGTCAAGCCGGAGGACTTCATCATCGATTACGTGACAAAATTTAGTGGAATCAATGAAGAAACCATGGAGAAAGGACCGAGCAAGTCATTGAAAGAAGTTCAAGACGATTTGCTGGAATTTATTAAGGAGGACACCATTTTGATGGGCCACAGCGTCAACAATGATTTAAAGTCACTGAAG ctcCGCCACGACATGCTCGTCGACACTGTTATTGTTTTCCCGCATCGAGATTCCTACAAAAGAAATTCTCTGCGGTGGCTGGCAGACAGGAAACTCGGTCGGAACATCCAGCAAG GATGGCAACCTTAG